A stretch of Phragmites australis chromosome 12, lpPhrAust1.1, whole genome shotgun sequence DNA encodes these proteins:
- the LOC133886377 gene encoding protein FAR1-RELATED SEQUENCE 5-like, which yields MTFSTLLEAKEYYNSYAKRIGFSIRTNTSRRSAFTKEVEKVQFVCNKEGKGKKSKSKEQIDELIYDSDDDSNSDQEGGAEMLVEGEEDRKHNKNSAGIKRKREKMKCTQCKARMVVKLIGARWHVIYFISEHNHALITKPSLTKFLRSHKKIPKEEKAFISLLHGCNLKTGRVMQLMSEFYGSRQLVPYEDKDVHNFRSTLRTTKKYKDMQEMLEYFEELKQHDPEFFYKFKLDDDYRLRNLFWIDGAARRAYETYHDYVSFDTTYMTNMYDMPFAPFIGINRHGQSFQLGCAFLRDEKTPSFVWLFQTFLEAMKEKAPLNIITDQDGAMRSAIEHVFPLANHRNCRWHIMNKAAGTVGPLLKEDKELEDKFKDCINYSVMPEEFEAKWQAMIQKHGLQDNKHFGHLYSIR from the coding sequence ATGACATTCAGCACTCTATTAGAAGCAAAAGAGTACTACAATTCATATGCTAAAAGAATTGGTTTCTCAATTAGGACCAACACATCACGCAGATCAGCATTTACAAAAGAGGTAGAAAAGGTACAATTTGTTTGCAACAAAGAAGGTAAAGGGAAGAAAAGTAAATCTAAAGAACAAATTGATGAGCTTATATATGATTCTGATGATGATTCTAATTCTGATCAAGAGGGGGGTGCTGAGATGCTagtagaaggagaagaagacaggAAGCATAACAAAAATAGTGCTGGCATCAAAAGGAAGAGGGAAAAAATGAAGTGTACACAATGCAAAGCAAGAATGGTTGTGAAACTCATTGGTGCTAGGTGGCATGTGATTTATTTCATATCTGAGCACAATCATGCACTCATTACCAAGCCTTCACTGACAAAATTCCTTAGGTCACATAAAAAAATTCCTAAAGAAGAGAAAGCCTTTATCTCTTTGTTGCATGGCTGCAACTTAAAAACTGGGCGTGTTATGCAGCTAATGTCTGAATTCTATGGATCTAGGCAACTAGTACCATATGAAGATAAAGATGTGCACAACTTCCGCTCAACACTTCGTACAACTAAAAAGtataaagatatgcaagaaatgcTGGAGtattttgaagaattgaagcaaCATGACCCagaatttttttacaagttTAAGTTGGATGATGATTACAGGCTTCGGAACCTATTCTGGATAGATGGTGCAGCAAGGAGGGCGTATGAAACATATCATGACTATGTGTCTTTTGATACAACTTATATGACAAACATGTATGATATGCCCTTTGCACCCTTCATTGGGATAAACAGACATGGTCAATCATTCCAGCTAGGTTGTGCGTTCCTAAGAGATGAAAAGACACCAAGCTTTGTCTGGCTTTTCCAAACATTCTTGGAAGCGATGAAAGAGAAAGCTCCGTTGAATATTATTACTGATCAAGATGGTGCTATGAGAAGTGCAATTGAACATGTGTTCCCACTTGCAAATCATAGGAACTGTCGATGGCACATAATGAATAAAGCAGCGGGTACTGTAGGTCCTTTACTTAAGGAAGATAAAGAGTTGGAGGACAAATTCAAGGACTGTATAAACTACAGTGTCATGCCAGAAGAGTTTGAGGCAAAGTGGCAAGCTATGATTCAAAAGCATGGCTTGCAGGACAACAAGCATTTTGGGCATTTGTATAGCATCCGATAG